One window of Arthrobacter oryzae genomic DNA carries:
- a CDS encoding MBL fold metallo-hydrolase: MSRWMEVGQGNHLLTTEGSKLNTGLIIGAERAMVIDTGCGPRQGREILAAVREKTQLPLVVVNTHAHYDHFFGNAVFADEGVTEFYAHENCAREIEENGDRQRRMVAALEPEMAAGEGADAELVVPNAIVKDQPVLVDLGGQTVTLFYLGRGHTDGDLLVGTSTTLYAGDLVEQGAHPSFEDAFPEEWADGLRHISALRHRYEFLIPGHGQPCSDQFVKTMANTMSTAVRQAIQSIRDTPSDATKAIPVLPYGPEQSRWFIKRLQETRAHH; the protein is encoded by the coding sequence ATGTCGCGATGGATGGAGGTCGGCCAGGGTAACCACCTGCTGACCACCGAAGGCTCGAAGCTCAACACCGGACTCATAATCGGCGCAGAACGCGCCATGGTGATCGACACCGGCTGCGGTCCCCGGCAGGGCCGGGAAATCCTGGCCGCCGTCCGCGAAAAGACCCAGCTGCCGCTGGTGGTGGTCAACACCCACGCCCACTACGACCACTTCTTCGGCAACGCCGTCTTCGCGGACGAGGGCGTCACCGAGTTCTACGCCCACGAAAACTGCGCCCGCGAGATTGAGGAGAACGGAGACCGGCAGCGCCGCATGGTCGCCGCCCTGGAACCGGAAATGGCAGCCGGCGAAGGTGCCGACGCCGAACTGGTGGTTCCCAACGCAATCGTGAAGGACCAGCCCGTCTTGGTGGATCTCGGTGGGCAGACCGTCACTCTTTTTTATCTGGGCCGCGGTCACACCGACGGGGACCTTCTCGTGGGCACCTCCACCACGCTGTATGCCGGCGACCTCGTTGAACAGGGCGCTCACCCGTCCTTCGAAGACGCCTTTCCCGAGGAATGGGCAGACGGCCTGCGGCACATTTCCGCGCTTCGCCACCGCTACGAATTCCTCATCCCCGGCCACGGCCAACCCTGCAGCGACCAGTTCGTGAAGACCATGGCCAACACGATGTCCACGGCGGTCCGCCAGGCCATCCAGTCCATCCGCGACACTCCCAGCGATGCCACCAAAGCCATCCCGGTGCTGCCGTACGGACCGGAGCAGTCCCGATGGTTCATCAAACGCCTGCAGGAGACCCGCGCGCACCACTAG
- a CDS encoding PP2C family protein-serine/threonine phosphatase, translating to MKIIISLATHVGLVRSGNEDAIGLLGWALQGHRPNPLTLSMPLGRTHLGLVVCDGLGGHSGGATASRLAAEFLSAHDGGPADGPEERRGLIWRVREAGRRLDRAAEASPDLQGMGTTAVGIEFSPEGTAAAYNVGDSRAYRVTEGMLGRLTTDDRRSEQGSILTQALGGGSDPDPHVFEIVPQLGDRYVLCTDGLTDLVPEEAIAGIVAALSTSEDRFNTEQAAGKLIHLALDAGGNDNVTVAVAEVVAG from the coding sequence GTGAAAATCATCATCTCCTTAGCAACGCATGTGGGGCTGGTCCGCAGCGGCAATGAAGATGCAATAGGTCTTCTCGGCTGGGCCCTGCAGGGCCACCGGCCAAACCCCTTGACGCTGTCAATGCCGCTCGGCAGGACGCATCTTGGACTCGTCGTTTGCGACGGCCTCGGAGGCCACAGCGGAGGGGCGACGGCGAGCCGGCTGGCTGCCGAGTTCCTTTCAGCGCACGACGGCGGCCCCGCCGACGGCCCGGAGGAAAGGCGCGGCCTTATCTGGCGGGTACGTGAAGCCGGCCGCCGACTCGATAGGGCTGCTGAAGCATCTCCGGATCTGCAGGGGATGGGCACAACTGCTGTTGGGATTGAGTTCTCGCCGGAGGGAACTGCGGCCGCTTACAACGTTGGTGATTCGCGGGCATACCGCGTGACCGAAGGCATGCTTGGCCGCCTCACTACTGACGATCGTCGCTCCGAACAAGGCAGCATCCTGACCCAGGCACTCGGGGGAGGGTCGGACCCGGATCCGCACGTCTTCGAAATAGTTCCGCAACTCGGCGACAGATACGTCCTGTGTACGGACGGGCTCACCGACCTCGTGCCCGAAGAAGCCATCGCTGGAATAGTAGCCGCGCTTTCGACGTCCGAGGACCGATTCAACACGGAGCAAGCTGCCGGGAAGCTCATCCACTTGGCTCTCGACGCCGGCGGGAATGACAACGTGACGGTGGCTGTGGCGGAGGTCGTGGCAGGGTGA
- a CDS encoding serine/threonine-protein kinase has protein sequence MTLNTHPGDDQPAISGQRGAATRVETPAAPRAGGGVTAVEPQAVQHPPGEARTRVENGVPPGPERPQTYFPFVLPPQLAPRYRLVRRIGVGGEAVVWECSALDGGEPKALKVFSRTPTYAVALDDPEYARHFDPEHVVRVDERGNEGDVHFELMEFCRGGSLQDLLETRGSGLPVDQVVAITSQLVEALDRMHPYVHADLKPSNVLIRSEEPLDVVLSDFGVTVALEGRSRVTNVGQKGTAAYLGPGDSDQITAQTDWWSLGMTLLDLIRGSNVFQLEDGRWMSDSAIRSELARRSVPLEDVEDARLRLLLRGLLTRDPKGRWGAAEARAWLDGKTPDIAEDVSLAAPPAATIVPLRPCPVSLGQTVFRDAQAFAAALRTEWREAATRIGAGAEMTAVLEWAVEATGRSNVAPIADASRRGRAKLAVALLAAHLDPSGPTVFGGFDVGSAAGLTGLALDESPEAASVVKDLLAGRVVSRLACGPQQDALILLQERWVQLHSDVLGLFPQSLTISEQEREYLRRFSLLAVLSADQTGPLETEAIAAAETGGLELEWFTKVWDDMSIPAVNRFVFALSFAPRARDEATAARAANLRSVREQQAQDRARRNAALSAYNTAQQGFVARRQAITRKELRAIPMMLGLCIPFWIAYLVGASILELTGHSNVQAAQSVGSDFFSTGSGSVPVGFFLQPVVALLAAVAICVAARAAFGKPTWAKFLTVIGFVTGVFFWFGLDSAFVPGFEVFLDIGDWLAFPLWVAGGHAAACLLSGEKYRVDAEARRMSVPDEVVRP, from the coding sequence ATGACGCTCAACACCCATCCAGGCGACGACCAGCCGGCGATCTCCGGGCAGAGGGGCGCGGCGACGAGAGTGGAGACGCCCGCCGCTCCCCGAGCGGGCGGCGGCGTCACCGCCGTCGAGCCCCAGGCGGTTCAGCACCCGCCCGGCGAAGCTCGTACGCGCGTTGAAAACGGCGTTCCGCCTGGTCCGGAAAGGCCGCAGACCTACTTTCCCTTCGTACTGCCGCCGCAACTGGCTCCAAGATACCGACTCGTACGGCGGATCGGGGTCGGCGGCGAGGCGGTTGTCTGGGAATGCTCGGCACTTGACGGCGGGGAGCCGAAGGCGCTCAAAGTCTTCTCCCGCACTCCCACCTACGCAGTAGCCCTCGATGACCCGGAGTATGCCCGCCATTTTGATCCCGAGCACGTGGTGCGCGTGGACGAGCGCGGCAACGAAGGCGACGTCCATTTCGAACTGATGGAGTTCTGCAGGGGAGGGAGCCTGCAGGATCTGCTCGAGACGCGCGGGTCCGGGCTTCCCGTGGACCAGGTGGTTGCGATCACCTCCCAGCTCGTGGAGGCGCTGGACCGGATGCACCCCTACGTCCACGCTGACCTCAAGCCGTCCAACGTCCTGATCCGGTCGGAGGAGCCGCTGGACGTTGTCCTGTCGGACTTCGGGGTCACGGTGGCCCTGGAAGGCCGGTCCCGGGTAACGAACGTTGGACAGAAAGGAACCGCGGCTTACCTCGGACCGGGCGACTCGGACCAGATTACGGCGCAAACAGACTGGTGGAGCCTGGGGATGACGCTCCTGGATCTGATTCGCGGCAGCAATGTGTTTCAACTAGAAGACGGCAGGTGGATGTCCGACTCGGCGATTCGGTCCGAGCTGGCGCGACGCAGTGTTCCTCTCGAGGACGTTGAGGATGCCCGACTCCGGCTACTTCTGCGCGGGTTGCTGACCAGGGATCCGAAGGGGAGATGGGGAGCCGCTGAAGCCCGGGCCTGGCTCGACGGAAAGACGCCGGACATCGCAGAGGACGTCTCCCTGGCGGCTCCACCTGCGGCAACGATTGTCCCTTTGCGGCCGTGCCCGGTCTCCCTTGGGCAAACGGTGTTCCGGGATGCACAAGCGTTCGCGGCTGCCCTCCGCACCGAGTGGCGCGAGGCAGCGACCCGGATTGGGGCGGGCGCTGAGATGACCGCCGTCCTGGAGTGGGCCGTCGAGGCTACGGGCAGGAGCAATGTTGCGCCGATTGCCGACGCGTCCAGGAGGGGCAGGGCAAAACTTGCTGTCGCACTCCTTGCGGCCCACCTTGATCCCTCCGGACCGACGGTCTTCGGCGGGTTCGACGTCGGATCCGCGGCTGGCCTGACGGGGCTCGCACTGGATGAGTCCCCCGAGGCCGCGTCGGTGGTGAAGGACCTCTTGGCTGGCAGGGTAGTCTCCCGCCTGGCTTGCGGACCGCAACAGGACGCGCTGATCCTGCTTCAGGAGCGCTGGGTTCAATTGCATTCGGATGTGCTTGGTTTGTTTCCGCAGAGCTTGACTATTTCGGAGCAGGAGCGGGAGTACCTTCGACGGTTCTCACTATTGGCCGTACTGTCAGCCGACCAGACCGGACCGCTGGAAACCGAGGCAATAGCGGCGGCCGAGACCGGGGGACTTGAACTCGAATGGTTCACGAAAGTCTGGGACGACATGTCGATTCCGGCAGTGAACCGCTTCGTGTTTGCCCTGAGCTTCGCGCCGCGCGCAAGAGACGAAGCGACCGCCGCGCGGGCAGCTAATCTCCGCTCCGTGCGTGAACAGCAGGCGCAGGACAGAGCCCGCCGGAACGCTGCGCTTTCCGCGTACAACACGGCGCAGCAGGGGTTCGTGGCAAGGCGCCAAGCCATCACCCGAAAGGAACTCCGGGCCATCCCCATGATGCTGGGACTATGCATCCCCTTCTGGATCGCCTACCTCGTGGGAGCCTCAATCCTTGAACTCACGGGCCATTCCAACGTGCAGGCGGCCCAGTCAGTTGGCAGTGACTTTTTCTCCACCGGATCAGGATCTGTCCCCGTCGGATTCTTTCTGCAACCCGTTGTGGCACTCCTGGCCGCCGTGGCAATTTGCGTGGCAGCCAGGGCGGCCTTCGGCAAGCCTACGTGGGCAAAGTTCCTCACCGTCATCGGCTTTGTCACTGGCGTATTTTTCTGGTTTGGGCTCGACTCGGCTTTCGTCCCGGGGTTCGAGGTCTTCTTGGACATCGGCGACTGGCTCGCCTTTCCTCTCTGGGTTGCTGGCGGGCACGCAGCCGCATGCCTCCTTAGCGGCGAGAAATACCGCGTGGACGCCGAAGCAAGGCGAATGTCCGTGCCTGACGAGGTTGTCCGCCCGTGA
- a CDS encoding FHA domain-containing protein, whose amino-acid sequence MTDGSVDDLVCPVCRELWPPDYWQCPNDAANLVHPDSESNIEGGPGAVAASPQPLQPSANAWQLSVQGGGTLLVPAGETVVLGRSADLASSPLFAPFDAVSRFHCTVSALADRLQVCDADSTNGTFVNNERLAPNALHDVGPDDVLRLGSKVVISVLLIADDDARRQPAKEGST is encoded by the coding sequence ATGACAGATGGTTCTGTGGATGACCTCGTCTGCCCGGTCTGCCGGGAGCTTTGGCCGCCGGACTATTGGCAGTGCCCCAACGACGCAGCGAATTTAGTCCACCCGGATAGTGAGTCGAACATCGAGGGAGGACCCGGCGCCGTAGCGGCCAGCCCCCAGCCGCTGCAACCCTCTGCAAACGCCTGGCAGTTGAGTGTCCAGGGCGGAGGAACGCTCCTCGTCCCTGCCGGTGAGACAGTGGTTCTGGGCCGTTCCGCGGATCTGGCCTCGAGCCCATTGTTTGCCCCTTTTGACGCGGTTTCCAGGTTCCACTGCACGGTGTCCGCCCTCGCGGACCGGCTTCAGGTGTGCGACGCGGATTCCACGAACGGGACCTTCGTCAACAATGAGCGCCTCGCCCCGAACGCGCTGCACGATGTGGGCCCGGATGATGTCCTGCGACTCGGGTCGAAGGTCGTCATTTCCGTTCTTCTGATAGCCGACGACGACGCCCGTCGGCAGCCAGCAAAGGAAGGCAGCACATGA
- a CDS encoding 4Fe-4S single cluster domain-containing protein has product MPEISRLHFPVTSLGYGRRAGIWFQGCTVRCPGCMSRDTWPSLPESRMAVKEILQWLGDLRGHVDGVTISGGEPSEQPEALRELVEKLRLWEEALENPLDILLYSGRPLEEVVAELPWIPALVDVLISDPFEQEAPTDLGLRGSSNQRVNVFSALGAERYSEDDLATVYMAQRREIGVQVDGSSVWMTGIPLEGDLKALDAALRQKGVTMGRKSWFS; this is encoded by the coding sequence ATGCCTGAAATATCCCGACTCCATTTCCCGGTGACATCGCTGGGATACGGCCGCCGGGCGGGGATCTGGTTCCAAGGCTGCACCGTGCGCTGCCCGGGTTGCATGTCCCGCGACACCTGGCCCTCGCTGCCGGAGAGCCGGATGGCCGTCAAGGAAATACTCCAGTGGCTGGGAGACCTCCGTGGCCACGTCGACGGAGTGACGATTTCCGGTGGCGAGCCGAGCGAGCAGCCCGAGGCCCTGCGTGAGCTTGTGGAGAAACTACGGCTGTGGGAAGAAGCCCTGGAAAACCCGCTGGACATCCTGCTCTATTCGGGGCGCCCGCTGGAAGAAGTAGTGGCCGAACTTCCGTGGATACCTGCCTTGGTGGACGTGCTCATCAGCGACCCCTTCGAGCAGGAGGCGCCAACGGATCTGGGGCTCAGGGGTTCATCCAATCAGCGCGTCAATGTCTTCAGCGCGCTGGGAGCGGAGCGCTACTCCGAGGACGATCTGGCGACCGTCTACATGGCTCAACGCCGTGAAATCGGGGTGCAGGTTGACGGTAGCTCCGTTTGGATGACGGGGATCCCCCTGGAGGGAGATCTTAAGGCTCTGGACGCAGCATTGAGACAAAAAGGTGTGACCATGGGGCGAAAATCGTGGTTTTCATGA
- a CDS encoding AAA family ATPase produces MSESHVDSGPTAAWLREIDMVLPSNPQYILTGNLRDVHLTDGRGHRSPWPTTTQAVTAVLRRAGYSCVLAFDSVDGLSVMYEAAPGLAASVTNDVEPCPSPIAQLPQLLRRVVGAFPGCALMVTNASRLTTDGEATDGLFHEVMSTAEKLADTAVAKLLNGSHAAAVYNSVFWLVDKENDLPPWFAGLDAVRVVSVPQPSQSQRYQAASLLVRSLAGGRESTEPEREAAARRFAAATAGLNIKALQEINRLAIDRRIPFDRIDDAVRTYRVGVPDNPWQDAELRQKIREGSEYLGKRVLGQPHAVRKSVDILIRSAMGLTGAQGAGETARPQGVLFFAGPTGVGKTELAKALAELVFGRRDAFTRFDMSEFASEHAESRLIGAPVGYTGHTAGGELTNAIRQQPFQLVLFDEIEKAHPRILDKFLQILEDGRLTDGNGVTVHFTETLLVFTSNLGVYDSDESGSRVPVVHRGAPYDQVEASIRKGVEEHFTSVIGRPELLNRLGDNIVVFNFISDETADQLVPLFMENVQGRVLASTGIRITFADAVVEHLQCHARNRLDYGGRGVSSVVESLLVNPLARALFDAPDGTSDTEVTCIEPTDDGWEVRLKHA; encoded by the coding sequence GTGAGCGAGTCACACGTCGACTCCGGCCCGACGGCAGCATGGCTTCGTGAAATCGACATGGTGCTGCCCTCCAACCCGCAGTACATCCTGACGGGGAACCTTCGCGATGTTCATCTGACGGACGGCCGTGGGCACCGGTCACCGTGGCCCACCACCACCCAGGCCGTCACGGCGGTCCTCCGCCGGGCCGGATACTCATGCGTCCTCGCCTTCGATTCAGTGGACGGCCTATCGGTGATGTACGAAGCGGCACCGGGCCTCGCGGCATCCGTAACCAACGACGTCGAACCCTGCCCATCGCCCATTGCGCAGCTCCCGCAGCTCCTGCGGAGGGTGGTTGGCGCCTTTCCCGGCTGCGCACTGATGGTGACGAACGCATCGCGTCTGACGACGGACGGTGAAGCAACCGACGGGCTTTTCCACGAAGTCATGTCCACGGCTGAAAAGCTGGCTGACACTGCTGTAGCGAAACTCCTCAACGGAAGTCATGCTGCCGCTGTGTATAACTCCGTCTTTTGGCTCGTTGACAAGGAGAATGATCTACCGCCGTGGTTCGCTGGGCTGGATGCAGTACGTGTGGTGTCCGTACCGCAACCGTCGCAGTCTCAGCGATACCAGGCCGCATCCCTGCTTGTCCGGTCGCTGGCCGGCGGCAGGGAGTCGACCGAGCCGGAACGGGAAGCCGCCGCCCGCCGGTTTGCGGCAGCCACCGCCGGCCTGAACATCAAGGCCCTGCAGGAGATCAACAGGCTGGCCATCGACCGGCGGATCCCGTTCGACCGGATCGACGACGCTGTGCGCACCTACCGTGTCGGGGTGCCCGATAACCCGTGGCAAGACGCCGAACTGCGGCAGAAAATCCGCGAAGGATCGGAGTACCTCGGAAAGCGCGTCCTGGGACAACCACACGCCGTCCGAAAATCGGTAGACATTCTCATCCGCTCGGCGATGGGCCTCACGGGGGCGCAGGGGGCCGGTGAAACAGCCAGGCCGCAAGGCGTCTTGTTCTTCGCGGGACCCACCGGCGTCGGAAAGACCGAACTTGCGAAGGCGCTCGCCGAACTCGTCTTCGGACGCCGCGACGCCTTCACCCGGTTCGATATGAGCGAATTTGCCTCCGAGCATGCCGAAAGCAGGCTGATCGGCGCCCCCGTGGGTTACACCGGCCACACCGCCGGCGGCGAACTTACCAACGCGATCAGGCAGCAACCCTTTCAGCTGGTCCTCTTTGATGAGATCGAGAAGGCCCACCCCAGGATTCTGGACAAGTTCCTGCAGATTTTGGAGGACGGGCGGCTGACGGACGGCAACGGGGTGACCGTGCATTTCACCGAAACACTGCTGGTGTTCACCTCCAACCTGGGAGTCTACGACTCCGACGAATCGGGCAGCCGCGTTCCGGTGGTGCACCGGGGTGCGCCTTATGACCAGGTGGAAGCTTCCATCAGGAAAGGCGTTGAAGAACACTTCACATCCGTCATCGGAAGACCCGAGCTCCTGAACCGACTGGGCGACAACATCGTGGTGTTCAACTTCATTTCGGATGAGACGGCAGACCAGTTGGTGCCGCTGTTCATGGAAAACGTCCAAGGGAGGGTCTTGGCCTCCACCGGCATCCGGATCACCTTCGCCGACGCTGTGGTGGAGCATTTGCAGTGCCATGCCCGGAACAGATTGGACTACGGGGGCCGCGGGGTCTCGTCGGTTGTGGAGAGCCTGCTCGTGAATCCCTTGGCACGGGCGCTGTTTGACGCACCGGATGGAACATCTGACACAGAAGTCACGTGCATAGAACCCACGGACGACGGATGGGAAGTGAGGCTCAAGCATGCCTGA
- a CDS encoding acyltransferase family protein — MSSPSSTPLFSGGVQKYAWVDLGKGVCMILVVLLHVSHWFERDISHGAVGPWIHLSDFLTPLRMPLFFFISGFLATRAIRRPLRETKARTVGLYYLYIVWTLVAALRRIVLFAAGQSAWPTFIDVASGLFFPTLFWYIWALGAYFLVTKALMGVLGKNSDLALIPVFVLAAVAPFISDWSRELLQPRMDGIELGSIAANLAWFYFGVHGTTAWLAIMRKASKPKLFVFTGVYFAVYAAGFGLGVLTEVKVILAPIAIMAAAQWLSLARTTTRASRILQAVGSLTLPVYILHFFALSAAGTLIMVSGLVPVLQKNLGVSGAIVPPALTALIVWSTYKVGRIAMRAPARWMMAAPAWMLRPGHNASHRIS, encoded by the coding sequence ATGTCATCACCAAGTTCCACGCCGCTGTTTTCAGGAGGAGTCCAAAAATATGCGTGGGTAGACCTCGGCAAGGGCGTGTGCATGATCCTGGTCGTCCTTCTGCACGTCTCACACTGGTTCGAGCGGGACATTTCGCACGGCGCTGTCGGACCTTGGATCCACCTCAGCGATTTTCTGACCCCCCTCCGGATGCCCCTGTTCTTCTTTATCTCCGGATTCCTCGCGACACGGGCCATCCGGCGGCCCCTCAGGGAAACGAAGGCGCGGACTGTAGGGCTGTATTATCTCTACATTGTTTGGACGCTTGTGGCCGCATTGCGGCGCATCGTGCTGTTCGCTGCCGGTCAATCGGCTTGGCCTACATTCATTGATGTAGCCAGCGGTCTGTTCTTTCCAACACTGTTTTGGTACATCTGGGCGCTGGGCGCCTACTTCCTCGTCACGAAGGCGCTCATGGGCGTGCTCGGGAAGAACAGCGATTTGGCGCTTATTCCTGTGTTCGTTCTCGCCGCCGTGGCGCCCTTCATAAGTGACTGGTCCCGTGAACTATTGCAGCCACGCATGGACGGTATTGAATTAGGCTCCATAGCCGCGAACCTCGCTTGGTTCTACTTCGGCGTCCACGGAACGACCGCGTGGTTGGCGATCATGAGGAAGGCCTCAAAGCCCAAGCTGTTTGTATTCACAGGGGTCTATTTCGCAGTATACGCTGCAGGATTTGGCCTCGGAGTATTGACCGAAGTCAAGGTAATCTTGGCACCAATCGCCATCATGGCCGCAGCTCAATGGCTATCCCTCGCGCGGACAACCACAAGAGCCTCCCGAATATTACAAGCTGTGGGCAGCCTGACGCTTCCCGTGTACATTCTGCACTTCTTTGCGCTCTCCGCCGCCGGCACACTCATAATGGTCAGTGGCCTCGTCCCAGTCCTGCAAAAAAATTTAGGCGTGTCGGGCGCCATCGTCCCTCCGGCGCTGACAGCGCTCATAGTGTGGTCAACATACAAGGTGGGACGAATCGCGATGCGGGCTCCCGCCCGCTGGATGATGGCCGCGCCAGCTTGGATGCTGCGTCCGGGGCACAACGCAAGCCACCGTATTTCTTGA
- a CDS encoding dihydrolipoamide acetyltransferase family protein — protein MSETKVFLLPDLGEGLTEAELVNWLVAVGDEIRVDQPIAEMETAKSMVEVPSPYAGTVAVLHGEPGQTLDVGKPLISVTPVGGADAEPKPAVVEPVETTAVEPAETYREEEKAGSGNVLIGYGTPGGHGVARRTRARKSAAVATAGPGSVATKVSDAEKTADDLLLLRTRVPGKLGAVISPLVRRMARDHGVDLSGLQGSGTSGLIMRKDVEAAIAPAPVVEPVETRSPVVERVETRTETDSRTGLGIASRTPVRGVRKAVAANMARSRSEIPEATVWVDVDATALVEMRAALKKTDPHNTPGLLAFIARFVTAGLKKYPELNTRIVTTEDAAGGESQEIIAFNGVNLGFAAQTDRGLMVPSVRNADKMSARELDAEIRRLTAVVRDGKATPSELGSGTFTLNNYGVFGVDGSAAVINHPEVGILGVGRIIDKPWVVDGEVAVRKVAELTLTFDHRVCDGGTAGGFLRYVADAIENPGFLIADL, from the coding sequence ATGAGCGAAACGAAAGTATTCCTGCTGCCGGATCTCGGCGAAGGCCTCACCGAAGCCGAACTGGTGAACTGGCTTGTGGCCGTGGGTGACGAAATCCGTGTAGACCAGCCCATCGCCGAGATGGAAACCGCCAAGTCCATGGTGGAGGTCCCGTCGCCGTACGCCGGCACCGTCGCAGTGCTGCACGGGGAACCGGGCCAGACCCTCGACGTCGGCAAGCCGCTGATCTCCGTCACGCCCGTTGGCGGTGCAGATGCTGAACCTAAGCCTGCGGTCGTTGAACCTGTCGAAACGACGGCGGTTGAGCCGGCCGAAACCTACCGTGAGGAAGAAAAGGCAGGCTCCGGCAACGTTCTGATCGGCTACGGAACACCGGGCGGACACGGGGTCGCCCGTCGCACCCGTGCCCGGAAGTCGGCGGCGGTCGCAACCGCCGGGCCAGGCTCTGTGGCAACCAAGGTCAGCGACGCGGAAAAGACCGCCGACGACCTCCTGCTCTTGCGCACCCGCGTGCCAGGCAAACTCGGTGCCGTAATTTCGCCGCTCGTCCGCAGGATGGCCCGTGACCACGGTGTTGACTTGAGCGGACTGCAGGGCTCGGGAACCAGTGGGCTGATTATGCGTAAGGATGTGGAAGCGGCCATTGCGCCCGCACCGGTGGTTGAACCGGTCGAAACCCGCAGTCCTGTGGTTGAACGCGTCGAAACGAGAACCGAAACTGACTCGCGAACGGGACTGGGCATCGCATCACGGACACCCGTCAGAGGTGTTCGTAAAGCTGTAGCGGCGAACATGGCGCGCAGTCGCTCGGAGATTCCGGAGGCCACGGTCTGGGTCGACGTGGACGCCACGGCTCTCGTGGAAATGCGTGCCGCCCTGAAAAAGACGGACCCGCACAATACCCCTGGCTTGCTGGCATTCATCGCGCGGTTTGTCACCGCGGGACTGAAGAAGTATCCGGAGCTGAACACCAGAATTGTCACCACTGAGGACGCCGCGGGCGGGGAGAGTCAGGAAATCATCGCGTTCAACGGCGTCAACCTGGGCTTCGCAGCTCAGACGGACCGCGGGCTGATGGTGCCCTCGGTGCGCAACGCGGACAAGATGAGTGCCCGGGAGCTTGATGCCGAGATCCGCCGGCTTACCGCCGTCGTACGCGACGGGAAGGCCACGCCGTCGGAGCTTGGCAGCGGCACTTTCACGCTGAATAACTACGGTGTATTCGGCGTGGACGGCTCCGCCGCGGTCATCAACCACCCGGAGGTGGGGATCCTGGGCGTGGGGCGGATTATTGATAAACCTTGGGTAGTCGACGGCGAGGTGGCTGTCAGGAAGGTTGCTGAACTGACTCTCACTTTCGATCACCGTGTGTGTGACGGGGGAACAGCTGGGGGCTTCTTGCGCTATGTCGCTGACGCGATCGAGAATCCGGGGTTCCTTATCGCTGACCTGTAG
- a CDS encoding alpha-ketoacid dehydrogenase subunit beta, translated as MSPTVTTSSEVNGNVSAATARAAAKAAATAESTGPQTITMAKALNTAMADAMHADSSVLVFGEDVGMLGGVFRITDGLTKTFGESRCFDTPLAESGIVGMAVGMAMNGMRPVIEMQFDAFAYPAFEQIVSHVAKMHNRTKGAVKLPIVIRVPYAGGIGGVEHHCDSSESYYAHTAGLKVFTPATVADGYRMLREAIDSDDPVMFMEPKKLYWSKDLVDLEGLRAEHAANTERGTSSEGRAAVARPGTDATLIAYGPSVPTALAAAAAAAEEGRSLEVIDVRSIVPFDDETICASVRKTGRAVVIAEAHGFASVSSEIVARVQERCFHYLAAPIRRVTGFDVPYPAPKLEHYYLPGVDRILDAVDDLQWED; from the coding sequence ATGAGCCCCACAGTCACCACCTCCTCCGAAGTCAACGGCAACGTCAGTGCCGCCACCGCCCGTGCCGCGGCCAAGGCAGCCGCCACGGCCGAATCAACCGGTCCGCAGACCATCACCATGGCCAAAGCGCTGAACACAGCCATGGCGGACGCCATGCACGCAGATTCGTCCGTGCTGGTTTTCGGTGAGGACGTCGGAATGCTTGGCGGCGTCTTCCGGATCACGGACGGACTCACCAAGACCTTCGGCGAATCCCGCTGCTTCGACACCCCGCTGGCAGAGTCCGGCATCGTCGGCATGGCCGTAGGGATGGCCATGAATGGGATGCGCCCGGTGATCGAGATGCAGTTCGATGCCTTCGCCTACCCGGCCTTCGAACAGATCGTCAGCCACGTGGCCAAGATGCACAACCGGACCAAGGGCGCCGTCAAGCTGCCCATCGTCATCCGAGTCCCGTACGCCGGCGGCATCGGGGGAGTGGAACACCACTGCGACTCGTCCGAGTCCTACTACGCCCACACCGCCGGCCTGAAGGTCTTCACCCCGGCCACCGTGGCCGACGGCTACCGCATGCTCCGCGAAGCCATCGACTCCGACGACCCCGTAATGTTCATGGAACCCAAGAAGCTTTACTGGTCCAAGGACCTCGTGGATCTGGAAGGGCTCCGCGCCGAGCACGCCGCCAACACCGAACGGGGAACGTCCTCGGAAGGCCGCGCCGCCGTCGCACGCCCCGGCACCGATGCCACGCTCATCGCCTACGGCCCGTCCGTGCCGACCGCACTGGCCGCCGCTGCCGCTGCGGCTGAGGAAGGACGCTCGCTGGAAGTAATCGACGTCCGGTCCATCGTGCCGTTCGACGACGAAACCATCTGCGCGTCCGTCCGCAAGACCGGCCGGGCCGTGGTCATCGCCGAGGCCCACGGCTTCGCGTCGGTGTCCTCGGAAATTGTGGCCAGGGTCCAGGAGCGCTGCTTCCACTATTTGGCCGCCCCGATCCGCCGCGTCACCGGCTTCGACGTGCCGTACCCGGCGCCGAAGCTTGAGCACTACTACCTGCCCGGCGTGGACCGCATCCTCGACGCCGTTGACGACCTCCAGTGGGAAGACTGA